In Vibrio echinoideorum, the following proteins share a genomic window:
- a CDS encoding ChrR family anti-sigma-E factor yields the protein MIKHHPNAAILKDFVDGNLADSVSLIVSSHVELCEHCQKQVSMLTAQAADSAFESDTSGLQLSDSEMDAFLVDDGEFDFDSINQITADLSQAVEIVVEAQQETVSDTTFTIPRALNSIVRKDWMNLGKISRARLDFDDESHHTSLLHIDKDGQVPCHTHKGFEITLLLEGSFEDEMGVYNKGDFIWLDGDHTHQPATKEGCVCLTVSSDALYFTKGVSQLFNPLGKYIY from the coding sequence ATGATTAAACATCACCCAAATGCCGCAATCTTGAAAGATTTTGTCGATGGAAATTTAGCAGATTCTGTCTCTCTGATTGTTTCTAGCCATGTAGAGCTTTGCGAACACTGTCAAAAACAAGTCAGCATGCTGACAGCCCAAGCTGCTGACTCTGCCTTTGAAAGCGATACCTCGGGGCTACAACTTTCAGATAGCGAAATGGACGCGTTCCTAGTCGACGACGGAGAGTTTGATTTTGATTCTATTAATCAAATCACGGCGGATTTGTCACAGGCTGTTGAAATCGTTGTTGAAGCGCAACAAGAGACGGTATCTGACACGACTTTCACGATTCCTCGAGCGCTCAATTCAATAGTCAGAAAAGACTGGATGAACTTGGGCAAGATTTCTCGCGCAAGACTTGATTTCGATGACGAATCGCACCACACCAGCTTGCTGCATATAGATAAAGATGGGCAGGTACCTTGTCACACTCACAAAGGCTTTGAGATTACGCTTCTTTTAGAGGGTAGCTTCGAAGACGAAATGGGTGTCTACAACAAAGGTGACTTCATTTGGCTAGATGGAGACCATACCCACCAACCAGCCACCAAAGAAGGCTGTGTTTGTTTAACTGTTTCAAGTGATGCGCTTTACTTCACAAAAGGCGTTAGCCAGTTATTCAATCCACTCGGTAAATATATCTATTAA
- a CDS encoding sigma-70 family RNA polymerase sigma factor: MQVESRSTGNGKEHVIIPNNKLPTESKVPTELSSWLILVGSDRDKQAFTCLFKFFAPKIKRFGISKLGGEAAANELVQDTMTNVWKKAHLYNEEKGAATTWVYTVMRNAAFDMLRKVKAKAEQTIADDIWPIDAMVAESQNEQLPFGDHLMSRRVMTQIEKLPLAQKTIVKGVYFQELSQEQLAQQLDVPLGTVKSRLRLALAKLKVHMGEQDHD; this comes from the coding sequence ATGCAAGTGGAAAGCAGAAGTACAGGGAACGGCAAGGAGCATGTCATTATCCCCAACAATAAATTACCGACCGAAAGCAAGGTACCTACAGAGCTCTCAAGCTGGCTGATTTTGGTTGGTTCAGACAGAGATAAACAGGCATTTACTTGTTTGTTTAAATTCTTCGCTCCCAAAATCAAGCGTTTCGGCATCAGTAAGTTGGGTGGCGAAGCCGCTGCCAACGAGTTGGTTCAAGACACGATGACTAACGTTTGGAAGAAAGCGCACCTCTACAACGAAGAGAAAGGTGCAGCGACCACTTGGGTCTATACCGTGATGCGCAATGCTGCTTTCGACATGCTGAGAAAGGTAAAAGCCAAAGCAGAACAAACTATTGCTGACGACATTTGGCCGATAGACGCCATGGTAGCCGAATCACAAAATGAGCAGCTTCCGTTTGGCGATCATCTAATGAGCCGTCGCGTCATGACTCAGATAGAGAAGCTGCCTCTCGCTCAGAAAACCATTGTGAAAGGTGTGTACTTCCAAGAGTTATCGCAAGAACAACTCGCTCAACAACTCGATGTCCCGCTTGGAACTGTGAAATCACGTCTAAGACTCGCACTCGCTAAACTAAAAGTTCACATGGGGGAACAAGACCATGATTAA
- a CDS encoding YbgA family protein, whose protein sequence is MEKKIKIGISACVAGHKVRFDTGHKRSRFCTDDLADYVELEPVCPEMAVGLPTPRPTIRQVRQLDNIIHVSRPDGSGDVTNDLIEFGQSYSKSNQHIAGFIVCQKSPTCGMERVKVYHHHGRGSESTGVGMFTKQVMEGNPLLPVEENGRLNDPILRENFMTRVFTYQKWLDLVDEGVTKHKLIQFHSVHKYLVMCHHIEGYKNLGKLLASNDLEIDELAKQYIEGLMTALSHHANRGSHANTLHHLQGYFKKQLSSAHKQELTNQISSFREGLVPLLVPLTLINHYLMEYPNEYLESQVYLNPHPQELKLRYGY, encoded by the coding sequence ATGGAAAAGAAAATTAAAATAGGTATCAGTGCTTGTGTTGCAGGACATAAGGTACGTTTCGATACAGGTCACAAACGCTCTCGTTTTTGTACAGATGACCTTGCGGATTATGTTGAACTAGAACCAGTATGCCCAGAGATGGCAGTGGGTCTTCCAACACCTCGCCCAACCATTCGCCAAGTTCGTCAGCTAGACAATATCATTCACGTTTCCAGACCTGACGGTTCTGGTGATGTGACCAATGATCTGATCGAGTTTGGACAAAGCTACTCAAAGAGCAACCAGCACATCGCAGGATTCATTGTGTGTCAAAAAAGCCCAACCTGCGGTATGGAGAGAGTAAAAGTGTACCATCACCACGGTCGCGGCTCTGAATCGACAGGCGTAGGCATGTTCACCAAACAAGTGATGGAAGGCAACCCATTACTTCCTGTCGAAGAAAATGGTCGCCTCAACGACCCGATTCTGCGTGAAAACTTTATGACTCGTGTTTTTACTTATCAGAAATGGCTCGACCTTGTTGACGAAGGCGTGACCAAACACAAGCTCATTCAGTTCCACAGTGTGCACAAGTATTTAGTGATGTGTCATCACATTGAAGGCTATAAGAACCTTGGGAAATTATTGGCAAGCAACGATCTCGAAATAGATGAATTGGCAAAACAATACATTGAAGGTTTGATGACCGCGTTGTCTCACCACGCGAACCGTGGTAGCCACGCCAATACTCTGCATCATTTGCAAGGTTACTTTAAGAAGCAATTGAGCAGTGCTCATAAGCAAGAGCTTACCAATCAGATTTCATCATTTCGAGAGGGCCTTGTTCCATTATTAGTGCCTTTAACGTTGATCAATCACTATTTGATGGAATATCCAAACGAGTACCTAGAATCACAAGTTTACCTAAACCCTCACCCTCAAGAACTTAAGCTGAGATACGGATATTGA
- a CDS encoding LON peptidase substrate-binding domain-containing protein: MQNSAEKITRTEAESETPVASSLELAVFPLPIFLLPGGRQRLRIFEPKYLAMVARAAQGEGFILATQDDTNSENLSSWGTKVTIVDFNMSDDQILEIDVEGQKLVQLHCPFRSENGLIHSQFRPLPHWPDLECKVPNVFSAFLTQLFRDHDSIRTLYPTPDFESPQWICARLLEMMPIPLEKKTEFTEPASFPSLVPFLNQIITGQ; this comes from the coding sequence GTGCAGAATTCAGCTGAGAAGATCACACGGACAGAAGCCGAATCAGAAACACCCGTAGCGTCTTCTCTGGAACTCGCCGTGTTTCCCCTCCCCATTTTTCTTTTGCCAGGGGGTCGTCAAAGATTACGTATTTTTGAGCCCAAGTACCTTGCAATGGTTGCTCGCGCAGCACAGGGAGAGGGTTTCATTCTCGCCACCCAAGACGATACTAACTCTGAAAACCTAAGTTCTTGGGGAACCAAAGTAACTATCGTTGACTTTAATATGTCTGATGACCAAATTCTCGAAATAGACGTCGAAGGTCAAAAGCTTGTACAACTTCATTGCCCTTTCCGATCAGAGAACGGTCTGATTCACAGCCAGTTTCGCCCTCTGCCCCATTGGCCGGACTTAGAATGCAAAGTACCCAACGTATTCAGCGCATTCTTGACTCAACTGTTTCGAGATCACGACTCCATCAGAACACTTTATCCAACACCCGATTTTGAGAGCCCACAATGGATATGCGCTCGATTGCTAGAAATGATGCCAATCCCTCTGGAAAAGAAAACCGAGTTCACAGAACCCGCTAGTTTTCCGTCGTTAGTTCCGTTTCTGAATCAAATCATTACGGGGCAATAA